Proteins from a single region of Rhinolophus sinicus isolate RSC01 linkage group LG13, ASM3656204v1, whole genome shotgun sequence:
- the SAXO2 gene encoding stabilizer of axonemal microtubules 2 isoform X2: MCCPTTEYLEKYPTYGSVLPAQSLKPKQEFQAYRGKMEGITTFKSDYRPYEIIQQPRHAPEEYKPSQGEIDLGTTYKRDFNSYKIQPVAIVRPLERQQVKKGKLDTVPTYKDDYRAWEIQKSELYKPEQSYYPPTVKFGNSTTFQDNYVPWEIQPRQSFKPSSIVQRPTVPFNGDTSHRLDYAPYQLESKLARPKEVYRPTNQPFEDLTTHRCDFQGLVGATAKICRPAHSRVTQNAQFEGSTEFRDSFQPWEIPPPKVKKVQEYVPPTGSMQLHSTSHLDYVPYQAERVIPIRPISHRRNHHFPFQGKSTTKEDFPAWESCRQGLIKKQQQIPNPSGKFDGLSTFRSHYVPHELIPTESCKPINVPLQSSCPFDDVTMYSTEYVPKKQEICPASYPSPPGYIFENTNSQGHKFFRKITPAVKAF, encoded by the exons ATGTGTTGTCCCACAACTGAATATTTGGAGAAATATCCTACATATGGCAGTGTTCTTCCAGCTCAGAGTCTTAAACCCAAGCAAGAATTCCAAGCGTACCGGGGTAAAATGGAAGGAATAACAACATTTAA GTCAGATTATCGTCCTTATGAAATAATCCAACAGCCTCGCCATGCACCAGAAGAATATAAACCCAGCCAGGGGGAGATTGACCTTGGTACTACCTACAAACGAgattttaattcttataaaatacAGCCTGTGGCAATAGTCCGCCCTTTGGAGAGACAGcaagtgaaaaaaggaaagttgGACACCGTCCCAACCTATAAAG ATGATTATAGAGCTTGGGAAATTCAGAAAAGTGAACTTTATAAACCAGAACAAAGTTACTATCCCCCTACTGTGAAGTTTGGAAATTCAACTACATTTCAGGACAACTATGTTCCTTGGGAGATACAGCCCAGGCAGAGCTTTAAACCCAGCTCCATTGTCCAACGGCCCACCGTCCCTTTCAATGGGGATACAAGCCATCGCCTTGATTATGCACCTTATCAGCTAGAATCCAAGTTGGCACGGCCCAAAGAGGTTTACaggccaaccaaccaaccctttGAGGATCTCACAACTCACCGATGTGACTTTCAGGGTCTTGTTGGTGCAACTGCAAAAATCTGCAGGCCTGCACACAGCAGAGTGACCCAAAATGCCCAGTTTGAAGGGAGCACTGAATTCCGTGACAGTTTTCAACCCTGGGAAATCCCACCACCTAAAGTCAAGAAGGTACAAGAGTACGTTCCGCCTACAGGTTCCATGCAGTTACATAGCACCAGCCATCTCGACTATGTTCCATACCAAGCCGAACGTGTCATCCCCATCAGGCCCATTTCTCACCGGAGAAATCACCATTTTCCTTTCCAAGGAAAAAGTACCACGAAGGAAGATTTTCCAGCATGGGAAAGTTGTCGTCAAGGACTCATTAAAAAGCAACAGCAGATTCCCAACCCATCTGGAAAATTTGATGGTTTGAGCACTTTCAGATCTCACTATGTGCCACATGAATTGATTCCAACGGAGAGCTGCAAGCCTATAAATGTGCCTTTGCAGAGTTCTTGTCCATTTGATGATGTCACTATGTACTCTACAGAGTATGTACcgaagaaacaggaaatctgcCCCGCGAGCTATCCTTCTCCTCCGGGTTAtatctttgaaaatacaaattccCAAGGTCATAAATTCTTCCGCAAGATCACACCCGCAGTGAAAGCCTTCTAA
- the SAXO2 gene encoding stabilizer of axonemal microtubules 2 isoform X1 encodes MRSRCLCQICTCGRHHCPHGTTRIYENTGMCCPTTEYLEKYPTYGSVLPAQSLKPKQEFQAYRGKMEGITTFKSDYRPYEIIQQPRHAPEEYKPSQGEIDLGTTYKRDFNSYKIQPVAIVRPLERQQVKKGKLDTVPTYKDDYRAWEIQKSELYKPEQSYYPPTVKFGNSTTFQDNYVPWEIQPRQSFKPSSIVQRPTVPFNGDTSHRLDYAPYQLESKLARPKEVYRPTNQPFEDLTTHRCDFQGLVGATAKICRPAHSRVTQNAQFEGSTEFRDSFQPWEIPPPKVKKVQEYVPPTGSMQLHSTSHLDYVPYQAERVIPIRPISHRRNHHFPFQGKSTTKEDFPAWESCRQGLIKKQQQIPNPSGKFDGLSTFRSHYVPHELIPTESCKPINVPLQSSCPFDDVTMYSTEYVPKKQEICPASYPSPPGYIFENTNSQGHKFFRKITPAVKAF; translated from the exons ATGAGGAGCCGGTGTCTGTGTCAGATCTGCACGTGCGG GCGACATCACTGTCCCCATGGAACCACCAGGATCTATGAAAATACTGGCATGTGTTGTCCCACAACTGAATATTTGGAGAAATATCCTACATATGGCAGTGTTCTTCCAGCTCAGAGTCTTAAACCCAAGCAAGAATTCCAAGCGTACCGGGGTAAAATGGAAGGAATAACAACATTTAA GTCAGATTATCGTCCTTATGAAATAATCCAACAGCCTCGCCATGCACCAGAAGAATATAAACCCAGCCAGGGGGAGATTGACCTTGGTACTACCTACAAACGAgattttaattcttataaaatacAGCCTGTGGCAATAGTCCGCCCTTTGGAGAGACAGcaagtgaaaaaaggaaagttgGACACCGTCCCAACCTATAAAG ATGATTATAGAGCTTGGGAAATTCAGAAAAGTGAACTTTATAAACCAGAACAAAGTTACTATCCCCCTACTGTGAAGTTTGGAAATTCAACTACATTTCAGGACAACTATGTTCCTTGGGAGATACAGCCCAGGCAGAGCTTTAAACCCAGCTCCATTGTCCAACGGCCCACCGTCCCTTTCAATGGGGATACAAGCCATCGCCTTGATTATGCACCTTATCAGCTAGAATCCAAGTTGGCACGGCCCAAAGAGGTTTACaggccaaccaaccaaccctttGAGGATCTCACAACTCACCGATGTGACTTTCAGGGTCTTGTTGGTGCAACTGCAAAAATCTGCAGGCCTGCACACAGCAGAGTGACCCAAAATGCCCAGTTTGAAGGGAGCACTGAATTCCGTGACAGTTTTCAACCCTGGGAAATCCCACCACCTAAAGTCAAGAAGGTACAAGAGTACGTTCCGCCTACAGGTTCCATGCAGTTACATAGCACCAGCCATCTCGACTATGTTCCATACCAAGCCGAACGTGTCATCCCCATCAGGCCCATTTCTCACCGGAGAAATCACCATTTTCCTTTCCAAGGAAAAAGTACCACGAAGGAAGATTTTCCAGCATGGGAAAGTTGTCGTCAAGGACTCATTAAAAAGCAACAGCAGATTCCCAACCCATCTGGAAAATTTGATGGTTTGAGCACTTTCAGATCTCACTATGTGCCACATGAATTGATTCCAACGGAGAGCTGCAAGCCTATAAATGTGCCTTTGCAGAGTTCTTGTCCATTTGATGATGTCACTATGTACTCTACAGAGTATGTACcgaagaaacaggaaatctgcCCCGCGAGCTATCCTTCTCCTCCGGGTTAtatctttgaaaatacaaattccCAAGGTCATAAATTCTTCCGCAAGATCACACCCGCAGTGAAAGCCTTCTAA
- the SAXO2 gene encoding stabilizer of axonemal microtubules 2 isoform X3, with the protein MRSRCLCQICTCGSDYRPYEIIQQPRHAPEEYKPSQGEIDLGTTYKRDFNSYKIQPVAIVRPLERQQVKKGKLDTVPTYKDDYRAWEIQKSELYKPEQSYYPPTVKFGNSTTFQDNYVPWEIQPRQSFKPSSIVQRPTVPFNGDTSHRLDYAPYQLESKLARPKEVYRPTNQPFEDLTTHRCDFQGLVGATAKICRPAHSRVTQNAQFEGSTEFRDSFQPWEIPPPKVKKVQEYVPPTGSMQLHSTSHLDYVPYQAERVIPIRPISHRRNHHFPFQGKSTTKEDFPAWESCRQGLIKKQQQIPNPSGKFDGLSTFRSHYVPHELIPTESCKPINVPLQSSCPFDDVTMYSTEYVPKKQEICPASYPSPPGYIFENTNSQGHKFFRKITPAVKAF; encoded by the exons ATGAGGAGCCGGTGTCTGTGTCAGATCTGCACGTGCGG GTCAGATTATCGTCCTTATGAAATAATCCAACAGCCTCGCCATGCACCAGAAGAATATAAACCCAGCCAGGGGGAGATTGACCTTGGTACTACCTACAAACGAgattttaattcttataaaatacAGCCTGTGGCAATAGTCCGCCCTTTGGAGAGACAGcaagtgaaaaaaggaaagttgGACACCGTCCCAACCTATAAAG ATGATTATAGAGCTTGGGAAATTCAGAAAAGTGAACTTTATAAACCAGAACAAAGTTACTATCCCCCTACTGTGAAGTTTGGAAATTCAACTACATTTCAGGACAACTATGTTCCTTGGGAGATACAGCCCAGGCAGAGCTTTAAACCCAGCTCCATTGTCCAACGGCCCACCGTCCCTTTCAATGGGGATACAAGCCATCGCCTTGATTATGCACCTTATCAGCTAGAATCCAAGTTGGCACGGCCCAAAGAGGTTTACaggccaaccaaccaaccctttGAGGATCTCACAACTCACCGATGTGACTTTCAGGGTCTTGTTGGTGCAACTGCAAAAATCTGCAGGCCTGCACACAGCAGAGTGACCCAAAATGCCCAGTTTGAAGGGAGCACTGAATTCCGTGACAGTTTTCAACCCTGGGAAATCCCACCACCTAAAGTCAAGAAGGTACAAGAGTACGTTCCGCCTACAGGTTCCATGCAGTTACATAGCACCAGCCATCTCGACTATGTTCCATACCAAGCCGAACGTGTCATCCCCATCAGGCCCATTTCTCACCGGAGAAATCACCATTTTCCTTTCCAAGGAAAAAGTACCACGAAGGAAGATTTTCCAGCATGGGAAAGTTGTCGTCAAGGACTCATTAAAAAGCAACAGCAGATTCCCAACCCATCTGGAAAATTTGATGGTTTGAGCACTTTCAGATCTCACTATGTGCCACATGAATTGATTCCAACGGAGAGCTGCAAGCCTATAAATGTGCCTTTGCAGAGTTCTTGTCCATTTGATGATGTCACTATGTACTCTACAGAGTATGTACcgaagaaacaggaaatctgcCCCGCGAGCTATCCTTCTCCTCCGGGTTAtatctttgaaaatacaaattccCAAGGTCATAAATTCTTCCGCAAGATCACACCCGCAGTGAAAGCCTTCTAA